One Lytechinus variegatus isolate NC3 chromosome 11, Lvar_3.0, whole genome shotgun sequence DNA segment encodes these proteins:
- the LOC121424221 gene encoding uncharacterized protein LOC121424221 translates to MSRQPPKRLWKRVYTVVIGDNLGLHESLGFVGSFSANYPCRFCKAPKEIIRRQLTPDSALLRSKETFHEDLALDDSKGRYALKTFSGEVLLTQDQVSLLNPSSARELVNKLLMALFGRDMLISSSLTGQRCNLHKVIFASQIYYGLTTKEFRKLSFQFALQNSINCPKTWHENKTAGVEWCAKFLKRHPQLSIRTPEGTSLSRATSFNKANVDTFFDNLGAVLDKYKFAVNDIYNCDETGVTTVQQPRKIIAQKGVKQVGAVTSAERGTLVTVCFAVSASGNSIPPMLVFPRVNFREHFIANGPPGCCGSANPSGWMKEDDFLKFLKHFQEVTRCTKDRPVLLLLDNHESHVALSVINFCRDHGIVLVSFPPHCSHKLQSLDRSVFGPFKKFVNEASDG, encoded by the exons ATGTCTCGCCAGCCACCCAAGAGGCTGTGGAAGCGCGTGTACACAGTG GTTATTGGTGACAATCTGGGTCTCCATGAATCGCTTGGGTTTGTTGGAAGTTTCAGTGCTAATTATCCTTGTCGCTTTTGTAAGGCCCCAAAGGAAATCATCCGTAGACAGCTCACCCCCGACTCGGCACTTCTACGGAGCAAAGAGACCTTTCATGAGGATCTTGCCCTTGATGATAGTAAAGGAAGATATGCG CTCAAGACATTTTCAGGAGAAGTTCTCCTCACCCAGGACCAGGTGTCCCTTCTAAATCCTTCATCAGCAAGGGAATTGgttaataaattattaatggCTTTATTTGGACGGGATATGCTCATCTCATCATCGTTGACTGGGCAGAGGTGCAACTTGCACAAAG TGATCTTCGCCTCGCAGATTTATTATGGACTGACTACAAAAGAATTCAGGAAACTAAGTTTTCAATTCGCTCTCCAGAATAGTATCAACTGCCCAAAAACGTggcatgaaaacaaaacagcAGGTGTAGAATGGTgtgcaaaatttttgaaaaggCACCCACAGCTTTCCATTCGGACACCAGAAGGAACCAGCCTAAGCAGAGCCACAAGCTTCAATAAGGCAAATGTTGACACCTTCTTCGACAACTTGGGAGCCGTTCTTGACAAGTATAAGTTTGCAGTCAATGACATATACAACTGTGACGAGACCGGGGTCACCACAGTTCAGCAGCCGAGAAAGATCATAGCCCAAAAAGGTGTCAAACAAGTTGGAGCTGTCACAAGCGCAGAGCGTGGGACGCTTGTGACTGTCTGTTTTGCTGTGAGTGCAAGCGGAAACAGCATACCTCCAATGCTTGTCTTCCCTCGAGTGAACTTTCGAGAGCATTTCATAGCTAACGGCCCACCTGGATGCTGTGGTTCTGCTAATCCGAGTGGTTGGATGAAGGAAGATGACTTCCTAAAGTTCCTCAAACACTTTCAGGAAGTGACCAGGTGCACCAAGGATCGTCCAGTGTTGCTGCTGCTGGATAATCACGAGTCTCATGTTGCACTTTCTGTCATAAATTTCTGCCGCGACCATGGTATAGTGCTTGTCTCTTTCCCACCTCACTGCTCCCACAAGCTTCAATCGCTTGATCGAAGCGTGTTTGGCCCATTCAAGAAATTCGTCAATGAGGCCAGTGATGGATGA
- the LOC121424222 gene encoding uncharacterized protein LOC121424222, whose translation MTIYDIPVIVKEALPRAATATNIPKGFQCTGIAPFDRNIFDESEFLPNYVTDRPHEATQAEPAEVTSDEPAEVVPEEPELVRPDEVRQDESHPHTEQNVGSPMLQDQHSMQPGPSRDTPRMTTITKSPEVIAPFPKAGPRKQARGGRRKRMSAILTSTPDKEKLEQENNSRRSRPKHLSQLKKG comes from the coding sequence ATGACCATTTATGACATTCCAGTAATAGTGAAGGAAGCTCTTCCGCGGGCTGCAACTGCGACCAACATCCCTAAGGGGTTCCAATGCACAGGAATTGCGCCATTCGACCGCAACATTTTCGATGAAAGCGAGTTCCTTCCAAACTATGTAACTGATCGCCCACATGAGGCCACCCAAGCTGAACCAGCTGAGGTAACTTCAGATGAACCTGCTGAAGTTGTTCCAGAGGAACCAGAACTCGTCCGCCCAGATGAGGTCCGTCAAGATGAGTCACACCcacatacagagcaaaatgtaGGTTCTCCTATGCTGCAGGATCAACATAGCATGCAGCCAGGACCAAGCAGAGACACACCTAGAATGACGACGATCACCAAGTCTCCTGAAGTCATCGCGCCTTTCCCTAAAGCAGGTCCAAGGAAGCAGGCACGAGGTGGTAGACGAAAGCGGATGTCAGCCATTCTTACCAGCACACCAGACAAAGAGAAACTGGAACAAGAAAACAACAGCAGAAGAAGCAGGCCAAAACACTTAAGCCAACTAAAAAAAGGGTga